The following proteins are co-located in the Triticum aestivum cultivar Chinese Spring chromosome 1A, IWGSC CS RefSeq v2.1, whole genome shotgun sequence genome:
- the LOC123145054 gene encoding transcription factor MYB36 — translation MGRAPCCDKATVKRGPWSPEEDAMLKAYIEERGTGNNWIALPHKIGLKRCGKSCRLRWLNYLRPNIKHGDFTPEEDSTICKLYISIGSRWSIIAAQLPGRTDNDVKNYWNTKLKKRLLGGRRKDRGASTQQHRQGELDGANNDGEQQPLSASAMERIQLCMQLQEMQNPLSSIGNHNNPLHLWQPGSHHQIAATYSNNSNNNSNSSRSSSLDVTVAAEQGQSSSLNDQHLGGQQQLEMAAAADGLASPSSAGNSNMVTIEAELQELLYSTTTTTTTDSVVTQQGGVDWWSYDQGKSPVHCWDFAPETSSVLQDYAAVVYDM, via the exons ATGGGGAGGGCGCCGTGCTGCGACAAGGCGACGGTGAAGAGGGGGccatggtcgccggaggaggacgcGATGCTCAAGGCCTACATTGAGGAGCGTGGCACCGGCAACAACTGGATTGCACTGCCACACAAGATTG GGCTgaagaggtgcggcaagagctgcaGGCTGAGGTGGCTCAACTACCTGAGGCCCAACATAAAGCACGGGGACTTCACCCCAGAGGAGGACAGCACCATCTGCAAGCTCTACATTAGCATCGGAAGCAG GTGGTCAATCATCGCCGCACAGCTGCCGGGAAGGACCGACAACGACGTCAAGAACTACTGGAACACCAAGCTCAAGAAGCGGCTCCTCGGCGGCCGCCGCAAGGACCGCGGCGCCAGCACACAGCAACACCGCCAGGGCGAGCTGGACGGCGCCAACAATGACGGCGAGCAGCAGCCGCTGAGCGCGTCGGCGATGGAGAGGATCCAGCTCTGCATGCAGCTGCAGGAAATGCAGAACCCCCTCAGCAGCATCGGCAACCACAACAACCCCTTGCACCTGTGGCAGCCTGGCAGCCATCATCAGATAGCCGCCACTTACAGTAACAACagtaacaacaacagcaacagcagccgCAGCAGCAGCTTGGATGTAACAGTAGCTGCTGAGCAGGGGCAGTCCAGCTCTCTGAACGATCAGCACCTCGGCGGACAGCAGCAGCTGGAGATGGCAGCCGCCGCAGACGGCCTGGCCTCGCCGTCGAGCGCGGGCAACTCCAACATGGTCACTATCGAAGCCGAGCTTCAGGAGCTTCTCTACAGCactacgacgacgacgacgaccgaCAGCGTCGTCACGCAGCAAGGGGGTGTGGACTGGTGGAGCTATGATCAGGGCAAGTCCCCTGTGCACTGCTGGGACTTCGCCCCTGAAACCAGCTCGGTTCTCCAGGACTACGCAGCTGTGGTGTATGACATGTGA
- the LOC123055147 gene encoding uncharacterized protein, with product MGSSSSNAREAAAAAPPPPPPPPAAPPAPLHVMDADEDDESVKQLNECAALYLSLQDCLSESDRNWKACQAHVQALKACEASRNKNQKT from the exons ATGGGTTCTTCCTCGAGCAACGCcagggaagcggcggcggcggcgccaccgccaccaccacctcctcctgctGCGCCGCCGGCCCCCCTCCACGTGATGGACGCGGACGAGGACGACGAGAGCGTGAAGCAGCTCAACGAGTGCGCCGCCCTCTACCTCTCCCTCCAG GACTGCCTCTCCGAGTCCGACCGCAACTGGAAGGCCTGCCAAGCAC ATGTACAAGCCTTGAAAGCATGTGAGGCGAGCAGAAACAAAAATCAGAAAACATGA
- the LOC123055140 gene encoding peptide methionine sulfoxide reductase B5, giving the protein MGGVQHLLKLRMASPHAHPATQPLSALPSLLLARSSSAAASSARPAASLSLPLSCSRARAYCPAGRRLPGAVVAMSSSAPAPGPVQKSEEEWEAVLTPEQFRILRRKGTEYPGTGEYDKFFSEGIYGCAGCGTPLYKSSTKFNSGCGWPAFYEGFPGAIKRTADPDGRRVEITCAACDGHLGHVFKGEGFNTPTDERHCVNSISLKFVPASEEAS; this is encoded by the exons atgGGCGGAGTCCAGCATCTGCTCAAGCTGAGGATGGCGTCCCCCCACGCCCACCCGGCCACGCAGCCCCTCTCCGCGCTCCCGTCCCTCCTCCTcgcccgctcctcctccgccgccgcgtcgtccgcccgccccgccgcctccctctccctccccctctcgtGCTCGCGGGCGCGGGCCTACTGCCCAGCCGGACGGCGGTTGCCGGGCGCCGTGGTGGCGATGTCGTCGTCGGCGCCCGCGCCGGGGCCCGTGCAGAAGTCGGAGGAGGAGTGGGAGGCCGTCCTCACGCCGGAGCAGTTCCGCATCCTCCGCCGCAAGGGCACCGA GTATCCTGGAACAGGTGAATATGACAAGTTCTTCAGTGAGGGTATTTACGGATGTGCTGGCTGCGGAACCCCCTTGTACAAATCATCTACGAAGTTCAACTCAGGGTGTGGTTGGCCAGCATTCTATGAAGGATTTCCTGGAGCCATAAAACGGACG GCGGATCCTGATGGGAGGCGAGTTGAGATCACATGTGCTGCTTGTGATGGGCATCTGGGGCATGTGTTCAAAGGGGAGGGGTTCAACACGCCGACTGATGAGCGACACTGCGTCAACAGTATCTCACTCAAGTTCGTTCCGGCCTCTGAAGAGGCTAGTTGA
- the LOC123055132 gene encoding transcription termination factor MTERF4, chloroplastic: MMKSLFLFSAHPAPPLLPSPSLRRLLCLRASSSSTSSRPRPGRRSPGPARPRPRQPQPSSLYARPSLLTMERDRAARRADVDAFLVSLGVDPGELAGLELPVTVDVMRERVEFLRSLGLGPDDLAAYPLALGCSVRKNMVPVLDYLGKIGVRRDELPHLLRRYPQVLHASIVVDLAPVVKYLQGMDVKPGDVPRVLERYPELLGFKLEGTMSTSVAYLVGIGVARRQIGGVITRFPEVLGMRVGKIIKPFVEHLQGIGLQRLAVARMIEKKPYVLGFGLEERVKPNIEALLEFGVRKEALASIVIQYPDVLGVELREKLVEQQSLFESSILVSGDDFGRVVERMPQAISLGRAAVLKHVNFLTGCGFLLSQVSKMVVGCPQLLALNMDIMKMNFEYFKNEMERDLEELVEFPAFFTYGLESTIRYRHEIVAKKGFTCSLAWLLNCSDAKFDERMKYDTIGVEEMEDDNSFDKDRFVEQVQDEDDEDMEEDSDYDETDDEFIE, from the coding sequence ATGATGaagtccctcttcctcttctccgcgcaccccgcgccgcccctcctcccctcccccagCCTCCGCAGGCTCCTCTGCctccgcgcctcctcctcctccacctcgtccCGCCCTCGCCCGGGCCGCCGCTCCCCGGGCCccgcccgcccccgcccccgccagcCCCAGCCCTCCTCCCTCTACGCCCGCCCCAGCCTCCTCACCATGGAGCGCGACCGCGCCGCTCGCCGCGCCGACGTCGACGCCTTCCTCGTCTCCCTCGGCGTCGACCCGGGCGAGCTCGCCGGCCTCGAGCTCCCCGTCACCGTCGACGTCATGCGGGAGCGCGTCGAGTTCCTCCGCTCCCTCGGCCTCGGCCCCGACGACCTCGCCGCCTACCCGCTCGCCCTCGGCTGCAGCGTCCGCAAGAACATGGTCCCCGTCCTCGACTACCTCGGCAAGATCGGCGTCCGCCGCGAcgagctcccgcacctgctccgccGCTACCCGCAGGTGCTCCACGCCAGCATCGTCGTCGACCTGGCGCCCGTCGTCAAGTACCTCCAGGGGATGGACGTCAAGCCCGGCGACGTGCCGCGCGTGCTCGAGCGCTACCCGGAGCTCCTCGGCTTCAAGCTCGAGGGCACCATGAGCACCTCCGTCGCCTACCTCGTCGGCATCGGCGTCGCCAGGCGGCAGATCGGCGGCGTCATCACGCGCTTCCCTGAGGTGCTGGGCATGCGGGTGGGGAAGATCATTAAGCCTTTCGTCGAACACCTTCAAGGCATTGGCCTGCAGAGGCTGGCCGTTGCAAGAATGATCGAGAAGAAGCCGTATGTCCTCGGGTTTGGGTTGGAGGAAAGGGTCAAGCCTAACATTGAGGCGCTTCTGGAGTTTGGGGTCAGGAAGGAGGCGCTGGCATCCATTGTGATACAGTACCCTGATGTTCTTGGGGTTGAGCTGCGAGAGAAGCTTGTTGAGCAGCAGAGCTTGTTTGAGTCCAGCATTTTGGTCAGCGGTGATGATTTCGGAAGAGTCGTCGAGAGGATGCCACAAGCTATTAGCCTTGGGCGCGCTGCGGTTCTAAAGCATGTCAACTTCCTCACAGGCTGTGGCTTCTTGCTGTCTCAGGTGAGCAAGATGGTCGTGGGGTGCCCCCAATTGCTCGCactgaacatggatataatgaaGATGAACTTCGAGTACTTTAAGAATGAAATGGAGAGGGATTTGGAGGAGCTGGTTGAGTTCCCGGCGTTCTTTACATATGGCCTTGAATCCACTATAAGATATCGGCATGAGATTGTGGCTAAGAAGGGGTTCACATGCTCTCTCGCATGGCTGCTCAACTGCTCTGATGCGAAATTCGACGAGCGTATGAAGTATGACACAATTGGAGTTGAAGAAATGGAGGATGATAATTCCTTTGACAAAGATAGGTTTGTGGAGCAAGTAcaagatgaggatgatgaggatatgGAAGAGGATAGCGATTATGACGAGACCGATGATGAGTTCATCGAATAA
- the LOC123055152 gene encoding protein RESISTANCE TO PHYTOPHTHORA 1, chloroplastic translates to MNPLLNNPLSGGCAFPSVAAALRLPAASLCTSAGRSRSRRPQPSLARAGSDGSDGAVAGAVTEGEAGAGGQRGASAEPAAEKQQPVVNPKIEKELKKAVQKTAATFAPRASTKSKNPAVPGSTLYTIFEVQAYASMLAGGALSFNLVFPSSEPDIWRLMGMWSIWMFTIPSLRARDCSNKEKEALNYLFILVPLINVIIPFFVKSFAVVWSADTVAFFVMYAWKLGWLQKSE, encoded by the exons ATGAATCCCCTGCTAAACAACCCGCTCAGCGGCGGCTGCGCGTTCCCGTCGGTGGCAGCCGCGCTGCGGTTGCCGGCGGCCTCCCTCTGTACAAGCGCGGGCCGGAGCAGGAGCAGGAGGCCGCAGCCCAGTTTAGCGCGCGCAGGCTCGGATGGCTctgacggcgccgtcgccggcgcaGTAACGGAAGGGGAGGCAGGCGCCGGCGGCCAGCGCGGCGCCTCGGCCGAGCCGGCGGCGGAGAAGCAGCAGCCCGTCGTCAATCCTAAGATCGAGAAAGAGCTCAAGAAG GCAGTTCAGAAGACCGCGGCGACGTTTGCGCCGAGGGCGTCCACCAAAAGCAAGAACCCGGCCGTACCCGGATCCACCCTGTACACCATCTTTGAGGTCCAGGCGTACGCCTCCATGCTTGCCGGCGGCGCCCTTTCCTTCAACCTCGTCTTCCCCTCCAGCGAGCCCGACATTTGGAGGCTCATGGGGATGTGGTCCATCTGGATGTTCA CTATACCTTCTCTGCGAGCCCGTGACTGCTCAAACAAGGAGAAAGAGGCTCTCAACTATTTGTTTATCCTGGTCCCTTTGATCAACGTTATCATCCCGTTCTTCGTGAAATCGTTTGCAGTTGTCTGGTCAGCAGATACGGTCGCCTTTTTCGTGATGTATGCATGGAAG CTTGGATGGCTGCAAAAGTCCGAGTGA